In Lactiplantibacillus pentosus, the sequence GCACCATTAGCCAACATTCCACCCCAATATGATTTAATTTCATCTAGGACATACTTATATTTACCAATTTGGGCGAGTGCCTCCAATTCCCAAAACTTGAAATACGGTGTCTTAATTGGCTCAATTCTATCGTTACGCAACACACTTCTAACTATTTCATTTGCACGATTTTGTCCCACATAGCCAAATAAAATTGCAAAAATATTCGCGTGACGACTCACATGCTTCATCCCAGATTCATAGCTGTCAATGTAAGCATGCTTTGTAGCATTCCAGAAATAATGATCAATATTTTGGCGAAGATCATGATATTTTTTTTGATAAAAAGTATCATCTTTACCCAGAAGTTTTGAGATATAAACCATACTTTGGAGGGCACGTGCCAATAACATCTGTTCTGCACATAACGTTCCATTGCGATCTATATCGGCCCAGTCAATATAGATCCAATCTCCTTTACGTCCATAGATAAAGCCCAAATCATTTGTTTGCTCTAAAGAATAATCCATTAAACGTTTCATCTTTTGATAAATATTATTAACAAAGTTCTTATCTGCAAACGTTTCATAGTAAAGTTCAATACTAATCAACCAATACAGTGAGTAATCAACAATCGTATCTAGATGTTGTTTAATATCTAATTCGCCACGTACTCCTAAAATTGTTCTCTCAACAATCTCCTTATCGAAAAAATCATATCGATTCATGAAGTAGCATTGATACGCATCCCCAGCCCAAACCCATCGATCTCTTTTCACGCCATCGATGAAGAAGACACCTGAACAAAGCCTAAGTGTTCTATCTGCGATTTTCCAAATCTGGCTCAATTCATTGTCCGATGATTTAAAGTTACCAATTTGTGGAAAATCAACATATTCAAAATTCACACTTAATTGTCCGATTTTTTTCAGATTGGAAACATCCGGCACATATATATACCTGAAAGCACGTAATTTTGTAACGAAAGTTTTTGTTTCTGGATAATATTGCCCCAAAGGATCTTTCTCTTTTTTTAAAGTATGCTTGAGATATGTTCCAAGTACATCAAGCGCTTCAGTTCAGCTTTCACCATATGACAGAGTAATCTGTTGAAAATTATTGTTGAACTTAAATAAAGTTTGGGCAGTAATATCATGACCAAAATCATATAATGTTCCTCCATCAATGATTTCAATTTTTGACGCCATAAGTCTTCTCTGAGAATATTCAAACTTCATTGGGTTCTGATTGGCATGCGTAAAATACTTGCTCGTCCCTACCGAAACGTCAGAGCCCAGAAAATTAGAAGCGACCCATTCTTCATCACTAAATATTTGATTGCCCTCTACCAAAACTGTCGGCAATCCCTGCATATTACTAACAAACACCTGGATACGGATGTGACCGATTGGGCTTTCAATTTTAGTATCTAACGGAAATTTAGACTCATGCTCATCTGAACCTAAATTCGTAATTTTTACATATCCTTTGCCCTTCGCATGAACAATGAATGTTTGCTTGTGGGTAACTTCATAATCTCGCTTAAAGTAAACATTATGGTTCCAATTAGAAGTATACCAATATGCCGGCCAAGTCATTCCACGCTCTTCACGATCAAAGTTTTGTTTCATTGCATGATAAATTTCAAAATCACCATGATACCAAATCCATTTCGACATTTATTTTCTTCCTCTCTGCATATCAACGCCGCCTGTTGAAAAGGCTTACAAGTTTGCTATGTGTTTATTAAACCGCTTTCCAATACATGTAACAATATCATTTCTCCACGTAACACTGTTAAAAATACAGATTATGTCATAGGCTGGAAAGTAATTCTCAACTTTTCTATAACGTCAGTAACATCAACAAATTGAAAATGTGGATATTAAAAGTTCAGTGTTTTAGGCGTTCATTTATTAGATTTATTATGAGAGAATGATGCTGATTGGAGATGGTAAAATGGATAAAAGTCAGCTGGACAAACTCTTGCGTACCGAGGATTCAATTGAACGATTACAGAAAGAAAATCAACAAAATGTTAACACAATTCACTTAGATTATCACGATGGAAATATTCCAACTATGCCTACTAAAGGCTTCTTCAAAGAAGGAAATATATTTATCAATAAAAGCCGGCGCTTCTCATATACGCCGGCCCATCGTCATAACTTTGTAGAATTTAATTACATGTACTCTGGGCACTGTACTCAATATATTAATGACGAAAAAATCCAGCTAAAAGAGAATGATTTAATCTTGATGGATAAAGATATTATTCAACGTATTGACTATATCGGTACAAACGATATTCTCATAAATATTGGTGTTCAGGATAGTTCTATTTTGAATAATATTATGCAAAATCTCGCCGATTCTGAAAGTTTGGTTACTAAGTTCATGATGAACGCATCAGCTGTAAATGCTGTTCACAATAACTTCATTTTATTTGATATCAACAAGAATGAAATGGCCAATGATCTCATAAAAATGATGATTGCTAAAACCTTTTCTGAAAGACAAAATCGTAACAAGTCATTAAACTTATTGCTTTCAACGTTATTAATCGAACTAGCAAACACAGTTGAATCACAAACCAATCAGGTTGCTAAATCATCTAGTTTGGAACTTGCTATTTTGCAGTACATTGATAATCATTATAATAAGTTATCGCTCGACGAACTAGCACATCACTTCGGTTATAATAAAAATTACTTGGGAAATATGCTGAAAGAAAAAACAGGTAACACTTTTCAAAGTCTTATTGATCAGAAACGACTTTCAAGCAGTCGCACCTTGCTTACAAATACGAACTATTCGGTTGAAAGCATATCCGGAATGGTTGGCTTCAAAAGTCCCACTTCTCTATTCAAACTTTATAGGAAGTATTTAGGTACAACACCGAAGGCTTTTCGTATCGATACAAACAGCGGAAATTGATGTTGCCCACACATCAATTTCCGCTGTTAAGCTGCTTTATTATTTATTTTATTGACGACAATGGTGATAAATAAATATGTTATGGCACAAACGCAAATTAATATACAAGCCATCGTCAACTCTGCCATAATGTGCTTTGACGCTAACTGACCAAGCATTTCAAAAATA encodes:
- a CDS encoding alpha-L-rhamnosidase-related protein → MGQYYPETKTFVTKLRAFRYIYVPDVSNLKKIGQLSVNFEYVDFPQIGNFKSSDNELSQIWKIADRTLRLCSGVFFIDGVKRDRWVWAGDAYQCYFMNRYDFFDKEIVERTILGVRGELDIKQHLDTIVDYSLYWLISIELYYETFADKNFVNNIYQKMKRLMDYSLEQTNDLGFIYGRKGDWIYIDWADIDRNGTLCAEQMLLARALQSMVYISKLLGKDDTFYQKKYHDLRQNIDHYFWNATKHAYIDSYESGMKHVSRHANIFAILFGYVGQNRANEIVRSVLRNDRIEPIKTPYFKFWELEALAQIGKYKYVLDEIKSYWGGMLANGATTFWEQFDPTKQGSARYEMYDDKYGKSLCHAWGSSPIYLIGRYLVGLRPTAPGYGTYEINPQLKLLNDFDCTFPLSTSGDKVEMSVHEGTLNITATRPGGVLKLSDRKMTIPANETIELSINENNNWKVKK
- a CDS encoding AraC family transcriptional regulator; its protein translation is MDKSQLDKLLRTEDSIERLQKENQQNVNTIHLDYHDGNIPTMPTKGFFKEGNIFINKSRRFSYTPAHRHNFVEFNYMYSGHCTQYINDEKIQLKENDLILMDKDIIQRIDYIGTNDILINIGVQDSSILNNIMQNLADSESLVTKFMMNASAVNAVHNNFILFDINKNEMANDLIKMMIAKTFSERQNRNKSLNLLLSTLLIELANTVESQTNQVAKSSSLELAILQYIDNHYNKLSLDELAHHFGYNKNYLGNMLKEKTGNTFQSLIDQKRLSSSRTLLTNTNYSVESISGMVGFKSPTSLFKLYRKYLGTTPKAFRIDTNSGN